Genomic segment of Prochlorococcus marinus CUG1417:
AGAAAACAAAATTGGGATATTTACGAATGGACGGTAAATAATGATGGAATTTTAAATATTTCTAATATCGAAAAGTTTTTAAACAATAATACTAAGCTTGTATCAATTATTTGGGGACAAAGTGAAATTGGAACAATACAACCTGTCCAATTAATAGGTTCCAAATGTGAAGAATTAAATATAATGTTTCATTTAGATGGAACTCAAATATTAAGTAATGGAATATTTAGTTGGAAAGATCTTAAATGTGATTTTTTAAGTTTATCCGCTCATAAATTTGGAGGTCCAAAAGGGATCGGTATTCTTTTAACCAAAAAAAAGTCTAGACAAATTTTGAAAAATAATGACATATCACTTACTCAGGAATTTTCAATTAGACAAGGTACACAAGCTTTGCCATTAATCGCTGGAATGTATGAATCACTAAAGAATATTGAAGGAAAAATAAAATTAAATGATTACATAACTGAATTTCCTTCTAATAATATTAATAAACTTAAAAATTATTTTTTTCAAAAAATTAAGGATAATAATCATATAAAGATTACGGGTAGTATTAACCATAGACTTCCCAGTCATATTTCTTTTCTACTATTAAATAAACTATTTGAGCCTATAAGAGCCTATAAGATTATTAATTTCATGTCAGAAAATAAAATAGCTATAAGTAGTGGAAGTGCTTGTTCAAGCTCATCTGGGAAACCTAGCTCAACACTTAAAAATATTGGTTTAAAAGATGATGAACTATATTCAAATATTCGTGTTACTTTAGGTTCAATAAACAATAAGTCAGAAATAGATAAATTTTTAGAACTTATTCAAATATGTATTGACAAATTTTAATGGAAACCAATTACAGACTACCTAAAGATTTAAATGAATCTCTTAAGAATATGGAGGATGCAATTATTCAAAGTTTATTAGATTCAAATAAAAGATTTACTATTGAATTTAATTTTGAAGGATTAAAGTTTAACAGAATTGGAATAACTATCTACAAGATATTGTCTAAAAATAATAATGTATTCATAACATTTGCTGATCAAGGTGCTGTGGCTTTGGCTCAAAGAGACTATCCAGATATCAAAGATAAAATCTTTACTTTTAAATCATTTAATGAATCAAATAATATAAATAATATTGATAGTGCAATGATATCGATACTACCTCAGCCATATGATTTCGATTCATTTGAACCAATGTCTGATAATTATCAAGGTACGCATTATTCATTAAATCCAAAATTTGAAGATGCCAATATTGGTATAGGAAGTGTTATTAGAGAGCGACGTAAAAACTTTGTCAAAACATGGAATAATATTTATTTTCTGCAGCCTTTAAATAAAGCTGCTCTTATGCATATTTATCCAAATAACTGGTTGCTTTTCAAAGAAGAAAATAAAAGATATTTTTTTAAAAAAGAATTTGAAATTAAACCCGACAATGAATCTATTTTTGTAAATTTATAGATTGAACGTGATAAAAAAAATATATTCATTTTTCTTTATTCTTCTTGTATTAGTAACATCTCCTTTCTTAATAAGATATTTACTAGCAAATCAGAAAATAACTATTTTAAATAGTATTTATTTTAATTTCCCGGGAATAATTACTAAAAACAAAATATGTCCTACTTATAATGCTCTATTGAATAAAACGCTTGATGATTCTTTTAGTGTATCAATTATTAATAATAAAGGGGAAATAATAAGTTCCTACAATGAGGATGTTTCAAGGTTGCCAGCATCTAACCAAAAATTATTCTCATCAGCTTATGTTTTAAGTAAATATAAATTAAATAATAATTTAAAAACTTCCTTATTTAAGAATAAAAACGATTATTATTTACATGGTCAAGGTGATCCAGATCTTAATTATGAAAATATAATCGAACTAATTTCAAATGTTAAAGAAAATAAAATTATAAACTTTAATATTGTAGAAATTGATTCAAAATTATATTGGCCTAATGGTTGGACAAATACTGATAAACTTTACGAATATGGATCTCCAATTACATCTCTTGCAATAGAAAGTAATCACAATAAATATGATGATATTTATGCATTAAAAAATTTTATTAAAAATTATCTAAGAAATAAATTTCCAAATTCAAAAATATATGTAAATTTTTTTGATTCAGAAAAAACTTTTTATTTAAAAAATTTTAAAGAGATAAATAAAGTATATTCAACTCCAATTCTTTCATTATTAACTCTAACAAATTCTGAAAGCCATAATTTTACGGCTGAAT
This window contains:
- a CDS encoding DUF1995 family protein: METNYRLPKDLNESLKNMEDAIIQSLLDSNKRFTIEFNFEGLKFNRIGITIYKILSKNNNVFITFADQGAVALAQRDYPDIKDKIFTFKSFNESNNINNIDSAMISILPQPYDFDSFEPMSDNYQGTHYSLNPKFEDANIGIGSVIRERRKNFVKTWNNIYFLQPLNKAALMHIYPNNWLLFKEENKRYFFKKEFEIKPDNESIFVNL
- a CDS encoding D-alanyl-D-alanine carboxypeptidase, translating into MIKKIYSFFFILLVLVTSPFLIRYLLANQKITILNSIYFNFPGIITKNKICPTYNALLNKTLDDSFSVSIINNKGEIISSYNEDVSRLPASNQKLFSSAYVLSKYKLNNNLKTSLFKNKNDYYLHGQGDPDLNYENIIELISNVKENKIINFNIVEIDSKLYWPNGWTNTDKLYEYGSPITSLAIESNHNKYDDIYALKNFIKNYLRNKFPNSKIYVNFFDSEKTFYLKNFKEINKVYSTPILSLLTLTNSESHNFTAESLFKNASNTWNDNNYIKLKRWLENKGLPATNAYFADASGLSRKNKITTKLIVLFLDKMRYFNNFKAYQSTLSITGVRGTLAKRFVNSELSGKFFGKTGTLSNVFALSGFLYKNEKPIIISIIQNSNKIDKEKAFKLLRDLYYLKPC
- a CDS encoding cysteine desulfurase family protein yields the protein MENNFIYLDNASTTPLSENVLNIINSTYMNYWHNPSSTYELGIKCSTYLEKIRSKIAYIFEADPEDIIFTSGSSESTNIVFNNIYEKFKNGRVVISNVEHQATTICANKLRKQNWDIYEWTVNNDGILNISNIEKFLNNNTKLVSIIWGQSEIGTIQPVQLIGSKCEELNIMFHLDGTQILSNGIFSWKDLKCDFLSLSAHKFGGPKGIGILLTKKKSRQILKNNDISLTQEFSIRQGTQALPLIAGMYESLKNIEGKIKLNDYITEFPSNNINKLKNYFFQKIKDNNHIKITGSINHRLPSHISFLLLNKLFEPIRAYKIINFMSENKIAISSGSACSSSSGKPSSTLKNIGLKDDELYSNIRVTLGSINNKSEIDKFLELIQICIDKF